One Lentimicrobiaceae bacterium genomic window, ACCGAAAGTCATTTGAGTAAGGTCGTTAGTTCCAAACGAGAAGAACTCAGCCGATTCGGCAATTTTATCAGCAATTATACAAGCTCTTGGTATTTCAATCATAGTACCTACCAAATAATCAATTCTATCTTTTCTTTCTTTAAAGATAGCTTCGGTAGTGTTTCTAACCACATCTTCCTGCATCTTCATTTCTTCGTATGTACCTGTAAGCGGTATCATAATTTCCGGGAATGTTTCAATACCTTTCTTTTTCAAGTTAAGAGCAGCTTCGATAATAGCTCTGGTTTGCATTTCCGAAATTTCGGGATAAGTATTACCAAGACGACAACCTCTGTGACCAAGCATTGGGTTAGTTTCTTCAAGCGCTTCCACTTTATCTTTAACTTCTTGTAAAGAAAGTCCCATTTCTTTTGCCATTTCTTTCTGAGTTTCATTTGTTTTTGGTACAAACTCATGTAAAGGTGGGTCAAGCAAACGAACAGTAACAGGGAGACCTTGCATTGCTTCAAAAATTCCTTCAAAGTCTTTACGTTGTATTGGCAATAATTTGCTGAGAGCTTTTCTTCTTCCGGCTTCGTCGTCTGAAAGAATCATTTCACGCATTGCGATAATTTTTTCTCCTTCAAAGAACATATGTTCGGTACGGCAAAGACCTATACCTGTAGCTCCAAAACCTCTTGCGGTTTTTGCATCATGTGGAGTATCGGCATTGGTACGAACCAACATGCGAGAGTATTTATCAGCAAGTTTCATAACTTTTTTGAAGTCTTCGCTTAGTTCAGGGTCTTTAGTTGCAAGTTCGCCTTCATAAACTTCACCGGTAGAACCGTTAAGAGAGATGAAATCTCCTTCTTTAAACACTCGTCCATCAATTGTAAGGGTGCGTTTTTCGTAGTTGATAACAATTTTATCGGCACCCGAAACGCAACATTTACCCATACCTCTGGCAACAACAGCAGCGTGCGAAGTCATACCTCCGTGTGAAGTCAAAATTCCTTCAGAAACTGTCATACCTTTAAGGTCTTCTGGCGATGTTTCGATACGAACAAGAATTGCTTTTTTCTTTTTTTCGAACATAGCTGCTGCGTCGTCAGCTGAAAATACTATCTGACCGTAAGCAGCTCCCGGCGAAGCAGGTAATCCTTTGGTAAGAACTTTTGCTTTTTTAATAGCCTCAGGAGTAAATACAGGGTGAAGAAGTTCATCTAATTTGTTAGGCTCGATACGTAATAGAGCTGTTTTTTCGTCTATTAGTTTTTCGCTAAGCATATCCATAGCTATTTTAACCATAGCCTGACCTGTACGTTTTCCGCCACGAGTTTGGAGTATCCATAATTTACCGTCTTGAATGGTAAATTCAAGGTCTTGCATGTCTTTGTAGTGCTTTTCTAATTTCTTTTGAATTTTGAAAAGTTCATTATATTGTTTCGGCATAGCTTCTTCCAGAGAAGCGAATTTTGCCTTTCTTTCTTTTTCGCTAACTCCTGCTTGCTTAGCCCACTCTTTTGAGTGCATTTCGGTAATTTGAAGCGGAGTTCTGATACCTGCAACAACGTCTTCGCCTTGTGCGTTGATTAAATATTCGCCGTTGAAGTGTGGCAAACCGTTAGCTGAGTTACGTGTAAATGCAACACCGGTAGCCGAATTGTCGTCTAAGTTACCAAAAACCATAGCCTGAACGTTAACAGCAGTACCCCACTCATCAGGAATATGGTTAAGTTCGCGGTATAAAACAGCTCTTTCATTCGACCAGCTATCGAAAACTGCGCAGATTGCTCCGTTTAGTTGTTCGTATGCATCTTCCGGAAATTCTTTTTTGGTTTGTTTGAAAACAGCTTTTTTAAAGCGTTTTACTAATTCTTTTAAGTCGTTAGTTGTAAGTTCGTTATCTCTTTTAACGCCTTTTTCTTTCTTTAATTCTTCAATAATAACTTCAAAAGGATCTTGAGCGTTTTTATCAGCAGGTTTCATTCCTAAAACAACATCGCCGTACATTTGAACAAAACGACGGTATGAGTCCCATGCAAAACGTTCTTTTCCTGATTTTTTAGCTATACCTTCAACAGCTTTATCGTTCAAACCCAAATTTAATATGGTGTCCATCATTCCGGGCATAGAAGCTCTAGAACCTGAACGAACCGACAACAATAGCGGGTTTTTATTGTCGTTGAATTTTGAACCCATAAGTTTTTCAACGTATTTAATTCCTTCTTCAACTTCTTTTTTAATCGTTTTAAGTGCAAATTCACGACCTTGTTGGGTATACATTGTACAAACTTCGGTAGTTATTGTAAAACCAGGAGGTACAGGCACACCTATTAAATTCATTTCGGCTAAGTTGGCACCTTTACCGCCAAGCAAGTTTCTCATCTCGGCATTACCTTCGGCTTCTTTATTGCCAAAAGTGTACACATGTTTCGTGTTTGGTTGTTTTTTCGTCATAAGTTAATTTATTTTTAAAATTGTTATTATTTATTCTATTTTTATTTTCGGTTGCAAATTTACTCTTTTTTCTAAATATATCCGAACATTAGATTTAAAATGAATATCTATTTATATACAAATTTTTAACAAATTATTAGGTATAAAGCGTTTTTACTGATAAAAGGTAATTATCTAAATTTTATTAAAATTATTTTAGATGAAATATATTGCCTGTATTTTTATAAAATCTATATCTTTGAAACCGAAATTCATTATCTTAAAATTGATACAAATATTGGTTTTAGGGTATGAAAATAAAAACACAAACAATTTAATATTTAAATAAAACACAATGATAATAGGTATTCCAAAAGAAATTATGAAAGGAGAGTCGAGAGTATCGGCTACTCCCGAAACCGTAGGAATGTTCGTAAACAACGGTTTTAAAGTTATGGTAGAAAAAAACGCCGGTTTAAAAGCTTTTTTTCTCGACGAAGAATATGTAAAAGCCGGAGCCGAAATTATTGACTCGGCAAAAGAAATTTTTGAAAAAGCTCAGATTATTTTAAAAGTAAAAGAGCCCCAATTCAACGAAGAGTACAATACTCACGAAGTTGACTTAATGCGTAAGGGGCAGTATTTAATTACATTCTTGCACCCTGCATCTCCACCAAACCACAAAATGATTTCCAAATTGGCTGAAAACGGAGTAATAGGTCTAACCTTAGACGGTATTCCACGTATTTCGAGAGCTCAAACAATGGATGCGCTAACATCTATGAGTACTTGTGCCGGTTACAAAGGTATTTTATTAGCAGCAAATGCTTTACCCGAATTTGTTCCTAATATGTTTTCGGCTGTAGGTTTTGAAGCTCCTGCAAATGTTTTAGTAGTTGGCGTTGGCGTAGCCGGTTTACAAGCACTTGCTACTGCTAAAAGATTAGGTGCGGTTACCTATGCCGCTGATATCAGACCTGCTGCTGTTGAGCAAGCTACCAGTTTAGGTGCAGAAGTTATAGACTTAGGTGTTCCGCAAGAATTAGCAATAGCTGAAGGCGGTTATGCAAAGAAATTACCACAAGAATGGATTATTAAAGAGCAACAAAAATTAAGCGAATATCTACCAAAAATGGACATCGTTTTCTTAAGCGCATTAATCCCAGGCAAAGTTGCTCCTATTCTTGTAACTAAAGACATGGTTAAGAGCATGAAACACGGTTCGGTTATTGTTGATATTTCGGTTGACCAAGGAGGAAACTGCGAAGTAACCCCTCCGGGAACTACAGAAGTAATTGACGGTGTTACCGTGATTGGCATTAAAAACATACCTGGAATGCTTCCAAAAAGCTCGACACAAATGTTTTCGAAAAACTTATTCCATCTTGTAGAGATTATTTCAAAAGACGGCGAACTTACTCTCGATACAAATGATGAAATAATTAAATCAATTCTTGTAACTTACGATGGTAAAATTGTTCACGAAGGGACATTAGAAGCCATGAATTTATAAAACACAAATTTTTTAAAGGCTGTTATATGGTTTCATATAACAGTCTTTATTATTTTTAAAACAATACTAATATGAACCCTATTTACTTAATTTTAATTTTTTTAGTTTCCACAATTGTTGGATATCTAATAATAAAAAACGTGCCGGCGTTGTTGCACACGCCTTTAATGTCGGGAATGAATGCATTGTCGGGAATTTCCGTGCTTGGAGCTCTTGTAGCTGTCGGATTTTCATTTAGTCCATTTGTACTAGTTGGACAAATAGTTGGCGGTATTGCTATAATATGCGCTGCCATCAACGTTATGGGTGGGTTTGGAGTTACCCATCGCATGCTTAAAATGTTTAACAAAAAAGAAAAGAAATAGTTATGAGTGCAATTACATACATTATAATATGCTCGGTATTATCAATACTTGTTTTGGTTGGAATTTCCTTTATGAGCAAGGTAAAAACCGCCGTTTTAGGAAACTTGTTAAGTGCATTTAGCTTATTTACAGGAATAGTTATCACATTAATATATTACAATATTTTTAATGTAACGACCATATACATTTTTCTTGCAATAGGATTAATATTAGGATATATACTCGCAGTAAGGGTAAAAATGATAGAAATGCCACAAATGGTTGCTATTTTCAACGGTTTGGGCGGTTTCGCTTCCGGCTTGGTCGGTATTTTATCTCTTGAAGGTATAGGTATTAATCCAAACAGTCCAACCGAATATGTTACTTTTTCAAACGTTACAGCTACTTTAGCTATAGTTGTGGGTTTTATCACTCTTGTTGGAAGTTTGGTTGCTGCCGGCAAACTGCATAAAATTCTTGCTCAAAGACCTGTAGTTTGGAAAAATCATCAACTTATCAATTTTGTTGCTATAGCAATTTCTTTGTTGATGGTTGTATTCTCTGTATTTTTAAGTAGAGATGGTTCAGTTGTATTTACACCCACCTTTATAGTTGTAATAAGTGTTTTGGCAGCATCGTTGTTTGGTTTGTCATTCTCTATAAGAGTTGGCGGAGCCGATATGCCCATTACAATTTCTTTGCTCAACTCATTGAGCGGTGTAGCAGGTGCTATTGCAGGTATGGCTATTGGCGATATTTTATTGGTTGCAGTTGGAGGTATTGTTGGAGCATCAGGATTGTTACTAACACAAATTATGTGTAGAGCAATGAACAGACATCTTATGGATATCTTAATGGGTAGAACTTCCGTTAGCTCGTCAGACAAAGGAAAAACACCTAAAAAAGACCCCGAAGTCAAAAAGACTGAAACTGCAAAAGCTGATGAAGGTAAATCTATAGAAGATATTATCAAATCGGCTAAATCGGTGATTTTTGTTCCAGGATACGGTATGGCTCTAGCTCAAGCACAATCGCATGTAAAACAGCTTGCAGATAGATTTATAATAAACGGAGCAGACGTTAAATTTGCAATTCACCCCGTGGCTGGACGTATGCCCGGACATATGAGTGTACTGCTTGCCGAAGCTGACGTGCCTTTCAACAAATTGTTTGAAATGCAAAAAATTAATGACGATTTCAAAAATACCGACTTGGTTATCGTGATTGGTGCAAACGACGTTTTGAATCCTGCAGCTAGAGATGCCGAAGGCACACCTATCTATGGAATGCCTGTACTTAACGTCGACCATGCTAAAAACATAATTATTTGCAACTTCGACACAAAACCGGGGTATTCTGGCGTTGATAACCCATTGTACGACAACAAAGAAAATGTTACTCTTTTCTTAGGCGATGCCAAAGAATCGGTTAATAAACTTATCAATATTATTATTGGCAAAGTTGATGAAAAAGCAGAGACTAAAGTTGACAACGAAGAAGATAAACTTAACGAGAAACTAAAATCGGCGAAATCGGTTATTTTTGTTCCCGGATATGGTATGGCTCTTGCTCAAGCACAGTCGCACGTAAAACAACTTGCCGACAAGTTTATAATAAACGGAGCAGACGTTAAATTTGCTATTCACCCTGTGGCAGGACGTATGCCCGGACATATGAGTGTGTTGCTTGCCGAAGCCGACGTGCCTTTCAACAAATTGTTTGAAATGCAGAAAATTAACGACGATTTTAAAAATACCGACTTGGTTATCGTTGTTGGTGCAAACGACGTTTTGAACCCCGCTGCCAGAGATGCAGAAGGCACACCAATATACGGAATGCCCGTGCTCAACGTCGACCACAGCAAAAACATAATAATTTGCAACTTCGACACAAAGCCCGGATACTCCGGCGTTGATAACCCATTGTACGACAACAAAGAAAATGTTATTCTTTTGCTTGGCGATGCCAAAGAATCGGTTAATAAACTTATTAATATTATTTCGGCTAAGTCTGATGAAAAAAGCGAGACTAAAAAAGAAGACAATCTTGATGACAAATTAAAATCTGCGAAATCGGTGATTTTTGTACCAGGATATGGTATGGCTCTAGCTCAAGCTCAGTCGCATGTAAAACAACTTGCCGATAAATTAACAGCCAACGGTGCTGATGTTAAATTTGCTATTCACCCTGTGGCAGGACGTATGCCCGGACATATGAGTGTGTTGCTTGCCGAAGCTGACGTACCTTTCAACAAGTTGTATGAAATGCAGAAAATTAACGACGACTTCAAAAATACCGACTTGGTTATTGTTGTTGGCGCAAACGACGTTTTAAATCCGGCTGCCAGAGATGCTGAAGGTACACCTATTTATGGAATGCCTGTGCTTAATGTCGATCACAGCAAAAACATAATAATTTGCAACTTCGACACCAAACCAGGATACTCCGGCGTTGATAATCCGCTGTACGATAACAAAGAAAATGTTACTCTTCTGTTAGGCGACGCCAAAGAATCGGTTAGTAAGCTTATTAATATTTTTAATAACTAAAATCGGATAATTTTTTTAAGACATCAATACTATAATACTAAGGCTTTGCGTTATTTTTTTATAATGCAAAGCTTTTTTTATTGTAGAATAGTAAAAAAATATTACCTTTGGCAAGTACTTGAATTAACAATATCACACAACTATGAAAAAAATAAGTCTTCCATTTATTTTAATATTAATAATTGTTTTTTCTTTCAGCGAATTAGTAGCTCAATCCAGCAAAACTAGTTATACTGCCGGCGAAAGAGAAATATTTAATCAGATTAATTTGTTAAGAAAAAGTGAACAGAAGTCTCAATTGGTACTTTCCGACAAGTTGAGTTATGTAGCACAACTTCATATAACAGACTTGAAAGACAACTACAAATCGGAGACGGGTTGCAGCCTGCACAGTTGGAGCGATAAAGGGAATTGGTCGGCGTGCTGTAATGCGAAAAACATGGAAGGGATTAACTGCATGAAAGTAAAACCCAATGAAATAACCGGTTACGAGGGCTTAGGCTTTGAGCTTATTTATTGGGATAACCAAAGAGTTAACGCTAACGAAGCTGTAGAAATGTGGACAGAAAATCAAGCATCGAAAGATATGATTTTGTGCACGGGTAAGTGGTCATCGTTCGATTGGAAAGTTATGGGTGTGGCAATGGACGACAATTACGCTATTATATGGTTTGGCAACAGATTGGAGACAAGTCCCGTTGTACAACAACAAACTAAACCTACAAGTATAGAAAGTACTACCACCAAAAATATAGAAGATAATACCACCAACATTGGCGAATTGTCGAGCAGCAAATACCATATTGTTGTTTCAAGTCTGAAATCGAGAGAAATAGCACAAGAAACGGTTGATAAATACAAAAAACAGGGTTATAAAAATGCTAAAGTCATTGATAATAAATCGTTACACAGAATTATTATAGACTCTTTTAACAACGAAAGCGATGCTCGTAAAGCTCTAAGCGATTATAAAGCGCAATTCCCCGATTGCTGGTTGTTGATTTTGTAGGTGTTTTTCTGCGTTATTTAATATTATTTGAACCATTAAAATTTTAGCTGTTGGCTATTAGCTGTTAGCCGTTAGCTCTTGGCTGTTGGCTATTAGCCGTTGGCTGTTGGTGATGAGTGATGAGTGATGAGTGAATGGTATTTCGAGTCAGGAGTTGGGGGTTGGGAGACGGAAGCCGGAAGTGGTAACATTTTCGGCACTTCGATACGCCTTCGGCACTCAGTGACTCCCCCCGCTACCGCACGATTGCATCGTGTGGTAATTGTTTCTGAAAGCATTAACTTAGTTCATAGGAATAAAATCGAGATTGATTTTTGTTTTATCAACATTGGTATATTCCAAACGCAAAAATCCGTATTCTTGGTTATAGTACGATTTTAAATACGACTTCCCTAACCTTGACCTTTGTTCAGCTTTAACTATGTTGCATTTGTGCTTGGCATCTCCTATGTTTATGTATTCTTTATCTTTTAAAATCTTATATTTGTATTTCAATTTAACATCACCTTTCCATGTCTTACATTCTTCCACCGACCAATAATCTCCGACTGTCAACGACCATTTCCATTTGGTTAAATTGGATTTTTCATGTTTTATGTACGGAAAAGGGTTAATTTCAAGAATTTTAAACATATGGTCACGTGGCGGATGCATCCATATGTTGTATACATTTTCTATAACTCCTGTGCTAGATCTAAATGGCATTTTGTTTCCGCTGTTATAGTAATAGTATTTGATAATTGTCTGATTATATGAACTATCATATTTTATAAATTCTGATAAATCAGGCATAACTTCCATTATCAAATGCGTTATTGTGGAATCGGTAATAGAATTTTTAGGAACAAATTTCCATTTTTTATTAGGCGAAACGGCAAAAAGAAATTCTTCACCTTCAAGATTTATATAAGAGTATTCTATTCTGAATTTTTTGCCGCTTTTATACACGGTGTTATCATCGTTGTAGCGTGTCAAACTGCTATTATCGTTAAATACTTCAACAACAATTCCGGTAGGAGTTTTTTCATAATCAATATTTTGGGAAGTTAAGTTGTACGCAATACACATAAATATGCCAATAATTAAAACCGCTATTTGTTTCATTATGATTATATTTTAAGTGTTGATTTCTATAGTGTTACAACTGCAAATTTACAGCAATTAATTCAATAAAGCTACATATTACTCTTAATGTGATCAATAATCACCTCTTTCTGTTCCGGTGAAAACCACTTGTACGACTCATCTTTTTTCAACCATGTAACTTGTCTTTTGGCGTAGCGGCGGGTATTGGTTTTAATTTTCTCAACTGCTTCTTCAATTGTGTATTTGCTTTCAAAATAGTCAAAAAACTCTCTGTAACCTACGGTTTTCAGCGAGTTTAACTCCTTATATTTATACAGTTCTTTTGCTTCGTCAATTAAGCCTGCATCAAGCATCTCATCAACTCGTACGGAAATTCTTTCGTTAAGCACTGCCCTATCCATATTTAAGGCAATCTTAATTATGTTGAAGTTGCGTTTTTTTGGTTCGTTTAAACGCTGCTCCGAAAAAGGTTTTCCGGTAATAAGGCAGACTTCAATAGCTCTGAGTAGTCGCTGCGGATTGTCTTTATCGACAACATTATAATATTCGGGGTCTTTTTCTTTTAAAATTCTCCTAAGTTCTTCTATGCCTTTTTGTTCGAAAATATTATTCAAGGAATTTCTTAAATCGTCGGGAACGTCGGGAAAATAGTCTATACCATAACAAACCGCATCTATGTACAAACCCGAACCACCTACCAAAAATGCAATATCTTTTTCGGCAAAAATTTCATCTAACTTTTGCAATACATCTGTTTCAAACTGCGCGACGTTGTAATAGT contains:
- a CDS encoding NAD(P)(+) transhydrogenase (Re/Si-specific) subunit beta, whose protein sequence is MSAITYIIICSVLSILVLVGISFMSKVKTAVLGNLLSAFSLFTGIVITLIYYNIFNVTTIYIFLAIGLILGYILAVRVKMIEMPQMVAIFNGLGGFASGLVGILSLEGIGINPNSPTEYVTFSNVTATLAIVVGFITLVGSLVAAGKLHKILAQRPVVWKNHQLINFVAIAISLLMVVFSVFLSRDGSVVFTPTFIVVISVLAASLFGLSFSIRVGGADMPITISLLNSLSGVAGAIAGMAIGDILLVAVGGIVGASGLLLTQIMCRAMNRHLMDILMGRTSVSSSDKGKTPKKDPEVKKTETAKADEGKSIEDIIKSAKSVIFVPGYGMALAQAQSHVKQLADRFIINGADVKFAIHPVAGRMPGHMSVLLAEADVPFNKLFEMQKINDDFKNTDLVIVIGANDVLNPAARDAEGTPIYGMPVLNVDHAKNIIICNFDTKPGYSGVDNPLYDNKENVTLFLGDAKESVNKLINIIIGKVDEKAETKVDNEEDKLNEKLKSAKSVIFVPGYGMALAQAQSHVKQLADKFIINGADVKFAIHPVAGRMPGHMSVLLAEADVPFNKLFEMQKINDDFKNTDLVIVVGANDVLNPAARDAEGTPIYGMPVLNVDHSKNIIICNFDTKPGYSGVDNPLYDNKENVILLLGDAKESVNKLINIISAKSDEKSETKKEDNLDDKLKSAKSVIFVPGYGMALAQAQSHVKQLADKLTANGADVKFAIHPVAGRMPGHMSVLLAEADVPFNKLYEMQKINDDFKNTDLVIVVGANDVLNPAARDAEGTPIYGMPVLNVDHSKNIIICNFDTKPGYSGVDNPLYDNKENVTLLLGDAKESVSKLINIFNN
- a CDS encoding SPOR domain-containing protein; amino-acid sequence: MKKISLPFILILIIVFSFSELVAQSSKTSYTAGEREIFNQINLLRKSEQKSQLVLSDKLSYVAQLHITDLKDNYKSETGCSLHSWSDKGNWSACCNAKNMEGINCMKVKPNEITGYEGLGFELIYWDNQRVNANEAVEMWTENQASKDMILCTGKWSSFDWKVMGVAMDDNYAIIWFGNRLETSPVVQQQTKPTSIESTTTKNIEDNTTNIGELSSSKYHIVVSSLKSREIAQETVDKYKKQGYKNAKVIDNKSLHRIIIDSFNNESDARKALSDYKAQFPDCWLLIL
- a CDS encoding NAD(P) transhydrogenase subunit alpha: MNPIYLILIFLVSTIVGYLIIKNVPALLHTPLMSGMNALSGISVLGALVAVGFSFSPFVLVGQIVGGIAIICAAINVMGGFGVTHRMLKMFNKKEKK
- the miaA gene encoding tRNA (adenosine(37)-N6)-dimethylallyltransferase MiaA gives rise to the protein MMNNKLLVVVTGPTAVGKTSLSIELAKHFNTVIISADSRQFYKQLNIAVAKPDQNQLKEVEHHFINVLDIADYYNVAQFETDVLQKLDEIFAEKDIAFLVGGSGLYIDAVCYGIDYFPDVPDDLRNSLNNIFEQKGIEELRRILKEKDPEYYNVVDKDNPQRLLRAIEVCLITGKPFSEQRLNEPKKRNFNIIKIALNMDRAVLNERISVRVDEMLDAGLIDEAKELYKYKELNSLKTVGYREFFDYFESKYTIEEAVEKIKTNTRRYAKRQVTWLKKDESYKWFSPEQKEVIIDHIKSNM
- a CDS encoding NAD(P) transhydrogenase subunit alpha — its product is MIIGIPKEIMKGESRVSATPETVGMFVNNGFKVMVEKNAGLKAFFLDEEYVKAGAEIIDSAKEIFEKAQIILKVKEPQFNEEYNTHEVDLMRKGQYLITFLHPASPPNHKMISKLAENGVIGLTLDGIPRISRAQTMDALTSMSTCAGYKGILLAANALPEFVPNMFSAVGFEAPANVLVVGVGVAGLQALATAKRLGAVTYAADIRPAAVEQATSLGAEVIDLGVPQELAIAEGGYAKKLPQEWIIKEQQKLSEYLPKMDIVFLSALIPGKVAPILVTKDMVKSMKHGSVIVDISVDQGGNCEVTPPGTTEVIDGVTVIGIKNIPGMLPKSSTQMFSKNLFHLVEIISKDGELTLDTNDEIIKSILVTYDGKIVHEGTLEAMNL